One segment of Acidobacteriota bacterium DNA contains the following:
- the rplK gene encoding 50S ribosomal protein L11 gives MAAPAPKGKKVTGMIKLQIPAGKANPAPPVGPALGQHGVNIMDFCKAFNAKTNAKEMDGLIIPVVITVYGDRSYTFITKTPPAPILLKRAAGVAKGSGTTPATKVGTVTAKQVEEIAKTKLPDLNTSSLESAIRSVRGTARSMGIDVV, from the coding sequence ATGGCAGCACCCGCGCCCAAGGGCAAAAAAGTAACAGGGATGATCAAGCTGCAGATACCTGCAGGCAAGGCCAATCCGGCACCTCCGGTAGGGCCGGCGCTCGGACAGCATGGCGTCAATATCATGGACTTTTGCAAGGCATTCAACGCCAAGACGAATGCCAAGGAGATGGACGGGCTGATCATTCCGGTGGTCATTACCGTTTATGGCGACCGCAGCTATACGTTTATCACCAAGACGCCTCCGGCGCCCATTCTGCTGAAGCGCGCCGCCGGCGTCGCCAAGGGCTCGGGCACGACTCCCGCGACGAAGGTGGGAACGGTGACGGCGAAACAGGTGGAAGAGATTGCCAAAACCAAGTTGCCGGATTTGAATACCAGTTCATTGGAATCCGCCATTCGCAGCGTGCGCGGCACGGCGCGCAGCATGGGCATTGACGTAGTCTAG